From Acidobacteriota bacterium, a single genomic window includes:
- a CDS encoding DUF3365 domain-containing protein, which produces MKPFTLIALLLVALIVYLFVSAPAPLAVDAAASGRMLSIEEVLRICAAENAQVRRLYTQEIVGAGQAVGLAFDEDWKQPAVQAGPLPALFLRSAAVSLEKNPVRLGLFLGSDFPISQSNLFQGEQLAEFEGIRADQDPRFFVTPDTGLQTAMFADLAVAEPCVTCHNEHPDSPKTDWRLGDVMGATTWTFPSDQVPYDEMFDILAALRKSFRDAYAGYLEETETFDRRPEIGERWPRDGYFLPSVEVFMAEVERRTATESLSRLLAAAEGGFQNKGNAAIEPAG; this is translated from the coding sequence ATGAAGCCCTTTACTTTGATCGCTCTGCTGCTGGTGGCTCTGATCGTCTACCTCTTCGTCAGCGCTCCGGCGCCGCTTGCCGTTGACGCCGCCGCTTCTGGGCGGATGCTGTCGATAGAGGAGGTGCTGCGTATTTGCGCGGCGGAGAACGCTCAGGTTCGGCGTTTGTATACCCAGGAGATCGTCGGCGCCGGTCAAGCCGTCGGTTTGGCTTTCGATGAAGACTGGAAGCAGCCGGCGGTCCAGGCCGGCCCCTTGCCGGCGCTTTTTCTGCGCTCGGCGGCGGTGAGCCTCGAGAAGAACCCGGTGCGCCTGGGGCTGTTCCTCGGCTCGGATTTCCCCATTAGCCAGTCCAATCTCTTCCAGGGCGAGCAGCTCGCAGAGTTCGAGGGCATCCGGGCGGACCAAGATCCTCGCTTCTTCGTGACCCCTGACACTGGGCTCCAAACGGCGATGTTCGCGGATTTGGCCGTCGCCGAGCCCTGTGTGACCTGCCACAACGAGCATCCCGACAGCCCGAAGACAGACTGGCGGCTAGGCGACGTGATGGGGGCGACCACGTGGACCTTCCCGTCCGACCAGGTGCCCTACGACGAGATGTTCGACATCCTCGCCGCTCTGCGCAAGAGCTTCCGCGATGCTTACGCCGGCTACCTCGAGGAGACCGAAACCTTCGATCGCCGGCCGGAGATCGGCGAGCGCTGGCCGCGGGACGGCTACTTCTTGCCGAGCGTCGAGGTGTTCATGGCGGAGGTAGAACGGCGCACCGCGACGGAATCCCTCTCTCGCTTGCTGGCCGCCGCCGAGGGGGGCTTTCAGAATAAAGGTAATGCAGCGATCGAGCCCGCCGGATGA
- a CDS encoding cytochrome c3 family protein produces MALVLFAPGSETFHALGPMNTGHAEVQCSACHRQAPGTFRQQVQANARYAFGLRPEPADFGLADVSDAACLDCHERPNDRHPTFRFLEPRFAKARENLQPQTCMGCHLEHAGERITVKADYCSECHGDLELKVDPVDTPHHELVATASWNTCLGCHDFHGNHLWKAPTRMADRLDPAVIEEYFRGGPSPYSDEKEFRATRTTLAQIQGRAQ; encoded by the coding sequence TCATGCGGAGGTGCAGTGCAGCGCCTGCCACCGCCAGGCACCGGGTACCTTTCGCCAGCAGGTGCAGGCCAATGCGCGCTATGCCTTCGGTCTGCGACCGGAACCTGCCGACTTCGGCCTGGCGGACGTCAGCGACGCCGCGTGTCTCGATTGCCACGAGCGTCCCAACGACCGCCACCCGACCTTCCGTTTCCTTGAACCACGATTCGCCAAGGCGCGGGAGAATCTTCAGCCGCAGACCTGTATGGGCTGTCATCTGGAGCATGCCGGCGAGCGGATCACCGTGAAGGCGGACTACTGTTCTGAGTGCCACGGTGATCTTGAGCTGAAGGTGGATCCTGTCGATACGCCGCACCACGAGCTGGTGGCGACGGCGAGCTGGAATACCTGCCTTGGCTGCCACGACTTCCACGGCAACCATTTGTGGAAAGCGCCGACGCGGATGGCCGACCGGCTGGATCCGGCCGTCATCGAAGAGTACTTCCGGGGCGGACCGTCACCCTATTCCGACGAGAAGGAATTCCGCGCCACCCGCACGACCCTCGCGCAGATCCAGGGAAGGGCTCAATGA
- the pepE gene encoding dipeptidase PepE, which translates to MKHLRLISNSTCWGHGYLEHCESALEEVFDGGQRILFIPFALADRDGYEDKARERFAEFGFELESLHRAADPVAAVERAEGIFVGGGNTFRLLKSLYSRGVLDPIRRRVAAGMPYASTSAGSNVACVSIRTTNDMPIVEPESFEALGLVPFNINPHYLDPDPDSRHQGETREERIREFHEENEPWVVGLREGAWLKVEGESVTLEGVIGARLFGRGREPRELEVGESLDFLLD; encoded by the coding sequence ATGAAGCATCTGCGGCTGATCAGCAACTCGACCTGCTGGGGGCACGGTTACCTAGAGCACTGCGAGAGCGCCCTCGAGGAGGTGTTCGACGGTGGTCAGCGGATTCTCTTCATTCCCTTCGCCCTGGCTGATCGCGACGGCTATGAGGACAAGGCCAGGGAGCGCTTTGCGGAATTCGGCTTCGAACTCGAGTCGCTGCACCGGGCAGCGGATCCGGTGGCGGCGGTCGAGCGGGCGGAAGGCATCTTCGTTGGCGGTGGCAACACTTTCCGACTGCTCAAGTCGCTCTACTCCCGGGGTGTGCTCGACCCCATTCGGCGGCGGGTGGCCGCCGGCATGCCCTATGCCAGCACCAGCGCCGGATCGAATGTCGCCTGCGTCTCGATCCGCACCACCAACGACATGCCCATCGTCGAGCCAGAGAGCTTCGAGGCCTTGGGGTTGGTGCCCTTCAATATCAATCCCCACTACCTGGACCCGGATCCTGATTCCAGGCACCAGGGCGAAACCCGGGAAGAGCGAATTCGCGAGTTCCACGAAGAGAACGAGCCCTGGGTGGTGGGGCTGCGGGAAGGCGCCTGGCTCAAGGTGGAGGGCGAGTCCGTCACCCTCGAAGGCGTCATCGGAGCCCGCCTCTTCGGCCGCGGCCGGGAGCCGCGGGAGCTGGAAGTGGGCGAGTCTCTGGATTTCCTGCTCGACTGA
- a CDS encoding 2Fe-2S iron-sulfur cluster-binding protein, with protein sequence MPKVEVVRGGTFEVAEGTRLVNALADHGEDISYRCGGYGGCTTCRVRFEFGEPTAMTEAEHKKLAATELLGEVRLACQCLVGQDMKLEVLMRVSEQAWVRPGTAPEPEITPPPEWRSE encoded by the coding sequence ATGCCGAAAGTCGAGGTGGTGCGAGGGGGAACCTTCGAAGTGGCCGAGGGAACCCGATTGGTCAACGCCCTCGCCGACCACGGCGAGGACATCAGCTACCGCTGCGGCGGCTACGGCGGCTGCACCACCTGTCGGGTGCGATTCGAGTTCGGCGAACCGACGGCGATGACCGAGGCGGAGCACAAGAAGCTCGCAGCCACCGAGCTGCTCGGCGAGGTGCGTCTGGCCTGTCAGTGCCTGGTCGGGCAGGACATGAAGCTCGAAGTGTTGATGCGCGTGTCGGAGCAGGCTTGGGTTAGGCCGGGCACCGCGCCGGAGCCGGAGATCACTCCTCCGCCGGAGTGGCGGTCCGAGTAG
- a CDS encoding DUF1684 domain-containing protein produces MTIRVQRPRSLRSLPCLFLCGALLPWAVLAGCASESAPSAEEMAAHREEVEAWRSERLERLRAEEGWLTLVGLDWLSEGANAVGSDPGATVVLPAGKAPERLGVIHRNAEGLRFEAAADLPDAGEGLVVGEEPLAAGESRVLQSDASGEATTIAWGDLSFFPIERGDRVGMRIKDRQSATRLDFPGIEIYPVSFDWRLAASFEAHDPPRTLPIVNVLGQVEDTPSAGAIVFEHAGQTHRLDVMGDFEGGEAFVVFGDATNGDTTYGGGRFLYAPAPDEEGRLVLDFNRAYNPPCAFTAFSTCPLPPAQNKLPVAVTAGEKRFAEPKA; encoded by the coding sequence ATGACCATTCGAGTCCAGCGTCCCCGTAGTCTTCGGTCCCTTCCATGCCTTTTTCTCTGTGGCGCCTTGCTGCCGTGGGCGGTTCTGGCCGGCTGTGCCTCCGAATCCGCTCCCTCGGCGGAGGAGATGGCCGCCCATCGCGAGGAGGTCGAAGCCTGGCGCAGCGAGCGACTGGAGCGCCTTCGAGCGGAAGAAGGTTGGCTGACCCTGGTCGGTTTGGACTGGCTCAGCGAGGGGGCGAACGCCGTCGGTTCGGATCCGGGCGCCACGGTGGTCTTGCCGGCTGGCAAGGCACCGGAGCGGTTGGGGGTGATCCATCGCAATGCCGAAGGGCTACGCTTCGAGGCGGCGGCGGACCTGCCGGATGCCGGTGAGGGCTTGGTGGTGGGGGAGGAGCCGTTGGCCGCGGGTGAGAGCCGCGTGCTCCAGTCGGACGCTTCCGGCGAGGCCACGACCATCGCCTGGGGCGATCTCTCCTTTTTCCCCATCGAGCGGGGCGACCGCGTCGGGATGAGGATCAAAGACCGCCAGAGCGCCACCCGCCTCGATTTTCCGGGGATCGAGATCTACCCGGTGTCCTTCGACTGGCGGCTTGCTGCGAGCTTCGAGGCGCACGATCCGCCCCGCACCCTTCCCATCGTCAATGTTCTTGGACAGGTCGAGGACACGCCGAGCGCCGGGGCGATCGTATTCGAGCACGCAGGCCAGACACATCGCCTCGACGTGATGGGGGATTTCGAAGGCGGCGAGGCCTTCGTGGTGTTCGGTGATGCGACGAACGGCGACACCACCTACGGCGGCGGCCGTTTCCTCTACGCTCCGGCGCCCGACGAGGAGGGGCGCCTGGTGCTCGACTTCAACCGCGCCTACAACCCTCCCTGCGCCTTTACGGCGTTCTCGACCTGTCCCCTGCCGCCGGCCCAGAACAAGCTGCCGGTCGCGGTGACCGCCGGTGAGAAGCGATTCGCGGAGCCAAAGGCATGA